In the Mya arenaria isolate MELC-2E11 chromosome 11, ASM2691426v1 genome, one interval contains:
- the LOC128207972 gene encoding uncharacterized protein LOC128207972, translating to MDEKARILHTNLKTYIKDEIETGSDQYHAFVESMKGYGVPKGRLANAKSLYDKFVLLENVGKLGVGNYDSLRQMVKSSGLDELLPKINETDNEIKKLRAVSGESTGHIARKRQHDHSTGDARLPEAKQSRVEAEITDQELSLISNYVGIEWQRLLIDLKITQTKIDHIRDDHPYHVQDQIRHGLMMWRDQDMNKGRPRDSLIRELIDAAKKVHNADLEEILHNILGRTREDPK from the exons ATGGATGAAAAAGCGCGAATTTTGCACAccaatttgaaaacatatataaaggATGAAATAGAAACAGGAAGTGACCAATACCACGCGTTTGTGGAGAGTATGAAAGGATATGGCGTCCCCAAAGGAAGATTAGCAAACGCCAAATCATTGTATGACAAATTTGTGTTGTTGGAAAACGTCGGTAAACTTGGTGTAGGGAATTATGACAGCCTTCGCCAGATGGTTAAAAGTAGCGGACTTGACGAACTTCTACCGAAAATAAACGAGACGGACAATGAAATCAAGAAGCTGCGGGCTGTTTCAG GTGAAAGTACGGGCCACATTGCCCGGAAACGGCAGCATGACCATTCAACAGGAGACGCAAGACTCCCAG AGGCGAAGCAGTCCCGTGTTGAAGCAG AAATTACTGACCAAGAATTATCTCTCATATCCAACTATGTGGGAATAGAATGGCAGAGGCTCCTAATTGATTTGAAGATAACACAGACCAAAATTGATCACATCCGGGATGATCATCCATATCATGTGCAAGACCAGATTCGCCATGGATTGATGAT GTGGCGTGATCAAGACATGAACAAAGGGAGACCTCGAGACAGTCTTATACGGGAGCTAATCGATGCGGCAAAAAAAGTACACAATGCAGATCTGGAAGAGATATTACATAACATATTAGGTAGAACAAGGGAGGAtccaaaatga